One genomic region from Haloprofundus salinisoli encodes:
- a CDS encoding glycoside hydrolase family 3 N-terminal domain-containing protein: protein MSDDDGTPPYRRPDLDTDERVSDLLDRMTLEEKAGQLVGTWGGHLRAEQTFEDVADAVRDHHLGVAAPFGWAAPLATDPTEAAEIANDLQRIAREETRLGIPLLFNVDAVHGHAYVADTTVFPNGLGAAATWDPELVEESAQLTAREMRRTGAHQNYSPTCDVGRDPRWGRTFETFGESPLLCAKMAAAKIRGYRGSDEPVLATAKHFPAYSEPERGEDASPVDVSEYKLRNTFVRPFEDALAAGVDSVMPSYNSVDGEPSHSSRTVLTDLLREELGFDGHVVSDWNGVRQLADDHRTARDQRDAVRQAHAAGLDVASVGSVEHAENLVDLAERGELDEETLDASVRRVLERKFELGLFEDPYVDADEASERVGTDDHREVAREAARASMTLLENDGILPLSGDEDVFVGGPNADDIVHQLGGWSVLDADVAAGETILEALRSHAERSESDASITYEQGATLNETLDLDTAAEKAAEADVAVLALGEGWYLHEFGPAEQAGVPTGEWPTRSELGLSEAQRELARRVHETGTPVVGVLVAGRPLAVDWLHRNASGLLMAYYPGTEGGRAVAETLFGESDPRGRLPISVPRSAGDLPQHHDHLAHPRPIGDDEHPPSYAPLYEFGHGLSYTTFEYDGVAVERDELGEGDELDVTVTVSNTGDRPGTETVHVYGNQAVSSRVRPERWLVGFGQVSVDPGESETLAVSIPATEFGFYKPGEGHVVESGDYRISVGDDEASFEIVD, encoded by the coding sequence ATGAGCGACGACGACGGGACGCCGCCGTATCGCCGACCGGACCTCGACACCGACGAACGCGTCTCGGACCTGCTGGACCGGATGACGCTCGAAGAGAAGGCCGGACAGCTCGTCGGGACGTGGGGCGGCCACCTCCGCGCCGAACAGACGTTCGAGGACGTCGCCGACGCGGTCCGCGACCATCACCTCGGCGTCGCCGCGCCGTTCGGCTGGGCCGCCCCGCTGGCGACGGACCCGACCGAAGCCGCCGAGATAGCCAACGACCTCCAGCGCATCGCCCGCGAGGAGACGCGACTCGGCATCCCGCTCCTGTTCAACGTCGACGCCGTCCACGGCCACGCCTACGTCGCCGACACCACCGTCTTTCCGAACGGTCTCGGCGCGGCGGCGACGTGGGACCCAGAACTGGTCGAGGAGAGCGCCCAACTCACTGCGAGGGAGATGCGCCGAACCGGCGCGCACCAGAACTACTCGCCGACCTGCGACGTGGGGCGCGACCCCCGATGGGGGCGAACCTTCGAGACGTTCGGCGAGAGCCCGCTGCTCTGCGCGAAGATGGCCGCGGCGAAGATTCGCGGCTACCGAGGGAGCGACGAACCGGTTCTCGCCACGGCGAAGCACTTCCCGGCGTACAGCGAACCCGAGCGCGGCGAGGACGCCTCGCCCGTCGATGTCTCCGAGTACAAGCTTCGGAACACGTTCGTCCGGCCGTTCGAGGACGCACTCGCGGCGGGCGTCGACTCCGTGATGCCGAGTTACAACTCCGTCGACGGCGAGCCCTCCCACAGCTCTCGAACCGTCCTCACCGACCTGCTCCGCGAGGAGCTGGGGTTCGACGGCCACGTCGTCTCCGACTGGAACGGCGTCCGACAGCTCGCGGACGACCACCGGACGGCGAGAGACCAGCGCGACGCCGTCCGGCAGGCGCACGCCGCCGGCCTCGACGTCGCCTCCGTCGGCAGCGTCGAACACGCCGAGAACCTCGTCGACTTAGCCGAACGCGGCGAACTCGACGAGGAGACGCTGGACGCGAGCGTCCGCCGAGTGCTCGAACGCAAGTTCGAACTCGGACTGTTCGAAGACCCGTACGTCGACGCCGACGAGGCGAGCGAGAGGGTCGGTACCGACGACCACCGCGAGGTGGCGCGCGAGGCCGCCCGCGCCAGCATGACCCTGCTCGAAAACGACGGCATCCTCCCGCTGTCGGGCGACGAGGACGTGTTCGTCGGTGGGCCGAACGCCGACGACATCGTCCACCAACTCGGTGGGTGGAGCGTCCTCGACGCCGACGTCGCCGCGGGCGAGACGATTCTGGAGGCGCTTCGGAGTCACGCGGAGCGGAGTGAGAGCGACGCGAGCATCACCTACGAACAGGGCGCGACACTCAACGAGACGCTCGATTTGGACACCGCCGCCGAGAAGGCCGCAGAGGCGGACGTGGCCGTACTGGCGCTCGGCGAGGGCTGGTACCTCCACGAGTTCGGCCCCGCCGAACAGGCGGGCGTCCCGACGGGCGAGTGGCCCACCCGCTCGGAGCTCGGACTGTCGGAGGCCCAGCGCGAACTCGCCCGCCGGGTTCACGAGACCGGTACGCCGGTCGTCGGCGTGCTCGTCGCCGGCCGCCCGCTTGCCGTCGATTGGCTACACCGAAACGCGTCGGGCCTCCTGATGGCCTACTACCCCGGTACCGAGGGCGGCCGCGCCGTCGCCGAGACGCTGTTCGGCGAGAGCGACCCGCGGGGACGGCTCCCCATCTCGGTGCCGCGGTCGGCGGGCGACCTGCCGCAGCACCACGACCACCTCGCGCACCCGCGGCCCATCGGCGACGACGAGCACCCGCCGTCGTACGCGCCGCTGTACGAGTTCGGTCACGGCCTGAGCTACACGACGTTCGAGTACGACGGCGTCGCCGTCGAACGCGACGAACTCGGGGAGGGAGACGAACTCGACGTCACGGTGACCGTCTCGAACACCGGCGACCGGCCGGGCACCGAGACTGTCCACGTCTACGGCAACCAGGCTGTGAGCTCGCGCGTCCGCCCGGAACGTTGGTTGGTCGGTTTCGGGCAGGTGTCGGTCGACCCCGGCGAGTCGGAGACGCTCGCGGTGTCGATTCCGGCGACCGAGTTCGGCTTCTACAAACCCGGCGAGGGCCACGTCGTCGAATCGGGCGACTATCGAATCTCCGTCGGCGACGACGAGGCGTCGTTCGAGATCGTCGACTGA
- a CDS encoding zinc-dependent metalloprotease — MNLYRSVRAVAGASGTGVIDWDAVADAAKAATEPGSLDLSSEERAGYADDVRDARSRLRTVGDVEFDLPEAIEVQNRHHWIDANIRTFERVMRPLEERADGIFPGVARTINTGTMAFMLSFLGSNVLGQYDPLLLAEGDDDHGLYFVHPNIRKVADQLNVDYPRFRRWIAFHEVSHAAEFGAAPWLSGHLESRMERGVDALTEGSIDREAFRELDNAMTAVEGYAELLMDRAFDDDYEDLRRKLDARRRGGGPLAQLARRLLGLGLKRRQYERGARFFESVAEVRGVAAASKVWEKPENLPTDEELDDPGLWLARVDP, encoded by the coding sequence ATGAATCTCTATCGTAGCGTCCGGGCCGTCGCGGGTGCGTCCGGGACGGGCGTCATCGACTGGGATGCGGTCGCAGACGCCGCGAAAGCCGCCACCGAACCCGGCAGTCTCGACCTCTCGTCGGAGGAACGGGCGGGCTACGCCGACGACGTGCGCGACGCCCGAAGCCGCCTCCGAACGGTCGGCGATGTCGAGTTCGACCTGCCGGAGGCCATCGAAGTCCAGAACCGCCACCACTGGATCGACGCGAACATCCGCACGTTCGAGCGCGTGATGCGCCCGCTCGAAGAGCGCGCCGACGGAATCTTCCCCGGCGTCGCTCGCACCATCAACACGGGGACGATGGCGTTCATGCTCTCGTTTCTCGGCAGCAACGTCCTCGGCCAGTACGACCCGCTCCTCCTCGCCGAAGGCGACGACGACCACGGCCTCTACTTCGTCCACCCCAACATCCGGAAGGTCGCCGACCAGTTGAACGTCGACTACCCCCGTTTCCGCCGCTGGATCGCGTTCCACGAAGTGTCGCACGCCGCGGAGTTCGGCGCGGCCCCGTGGCTCTCGGGCCACCTCGAATCGCGGATGGAGCGCGGCGTCGACGCGCTCACCGAAGGCAGCATCGACCGCGAGGCGTTCCGCGAACTCGACAACGCGATGACGGCCGTCGAGGGGTACGCGGAACTGCTGATGGACCGCGCGTTCGACGACGACTACGAGGACCTGCGACGAAAACTCGACGCCCGCCGTCGCGGCGGCGGTCCGCTCGCGCAACTCGCACGACGCCTCCTCGGCCTCGGCCTCAAGCGCCGTCAGTACGAGCGCGGCGCGCGCTTCTTCGAGTCCGTCGCCGAGGTCCGCGGCGTCGCCGCCGCCAGCAAAGTCTGGGAGAAACCGGAGAACCTGCCGACCGACGAGGAACTCGACGACCCCGGTCTGTGGCTGGCGCGGGTCGACCCGTAA
- a CDS encoding inositol monophosphatase family protein, whose amino-acid sequence MNRENRGGETDDELDEGRRRTLKALGAAGAAAGVGGTAGWSDVASSLGRGGGSAVPRQQTDGAVLEDRYLRIALLAAREAAAIHDEQFGQIKTAETKAPRQLVTEVDTEAEQAIRDTIRDELGDEFEDDNHALFGEEQGGTRSGDFVWIIDPLDGTTNYVRGIPHFCVSIAVVREGELHAGVVYYSPRDEVYAAVADEGAIKFEDTGGDPSEVESVVPLSVTNVSTIEESLNSVGFYSPASAINPRYLLLFREFVAESLGIRQLGAAAVDMVLLAEGAFDTFSVWGLKPVDVAAGTLIVREAGGRVTDFRGDDDVERILRGTVLATNGDLHGTVLGRYRNPRATLDDLMPEN is encoded by the coding sequence ATGAACCGAGAAAACAGAGGGGGAGAGACCGACGACGAACTCGACGAGGGCCGCCGCCGAACGCTGAAAGCGCTCGGCGCGGCCGGAGCGGCCGCCGGCGTCGGCGGGACCGCGGGGTGGAGCGACGTGGCGAGCTCACTCGGCCGCGGCGGCGGGTCCGCAGTTCCCCGACAGCAGACCGACGGCGCGGTACTGGAGGACCGCTACCTCCGAATCGCCCTGCTTGCCGCCCGCGAGGCGGCGGCGATTCACGACGAGCAGTTCGGGCAGATAAAGACGGCCGAGACGAAGGCCCCCAGGCAACTCGTGACGGAGGTCGACACGGAGGCTGAGCAGGCCATCCGGGACACGATCCGGGACGAACTCGGAGACGAGTTCGAGGACGACAACCACGCACTGTTCGGCGAGGAGCAGGGCGGGACGCGCTCGGGCGACTTCGTCTGGATAATCGACCCGCTCGACGGCACCACCAACTACGTGCGCGGCATCCCGCACTTCTGCGTCTCCATCGCCGTCGTCAGGGAGGGCGAACTCCACGCGGGGGTCGTCTACTACTCGCCGCGCGACGAGGTGTACGCCGCCGTCGCCGACGAGGGCGCTATCAAGTTCGAGGACACCGGCGGCGACCCGAGCGAAGTCGAGTCGGTGGTCCCGCTGTCGGTGACGAACGTCTCCACCATCGAGGAGTCGCTCAACTCCGTCGGCTTCTACAGTCCGGCGAGCGCGATTAATCCGCGGTACCTGCTCCTGTTCAGGGAGTTCGTCGCGGAGTCGCTCGGCATCCGGCAGCTGGGCGCGGCGGCCGTCGACATGGTCCTCCTGGCGGAGGGGGCGTTCGACACGTTCTCCGTCTGGGGTCTCAAACCGGTCGACGTCGCCGCCGGGACGCTCATCGTCCGGGAGGCGGGTGGCCGCGTCACCGACTTCCGCGGCGACGACGACGTAGAGCGCATCCTACGGGGTACCGTACTCGCCACGAACGGAGACCTCCACGGGACCGTTCTCGGCCGGTATCGTAACCCGCGGGCGACTCTCGACGATCTGATGCCCGAGAACTGA
- a CDS encoding AAA domain-containing protein, whose protein sequence is MNVRGQILAVDGPRTVETKYGERNVADLSVRPTGEDAEALLDGDESVTVTLWGKWTHTAEHAEAGMELLLTEAEPNEFQGEVSYTTGSDSYVVLEPGFLVNVTDIRSWVQCPRMYYLNKLSGVPLNYPVVKGTIVHEVFGDLLRGCDLDDAIADRVAEAGLQLGLLGRERTEVEDEVRRNAAAIEGWLAQGTLTDEDEWRSEYTLISPTFGVKGRADALRRGSPVELKTGKNLKRDPRFQDKIQAACYALLLEERGVPVDTGTLLYTKNTALDRSEETGDLSPAKDFSIGKGLLDFVVRTRNEIAAMEYHGDVPTGFEADAKCQYCFEQDTCMVVSGRLDQRSKAGQIGKPLPDDELNYFRRLYDAIEEERRETHEEYRKLWEQTAEERADDDRAVIGLEPLSRRELPSGRWELRARKTDDAVSKLREGDVALASDGDPVAGHAELCRIQTLGEEVVVTTDEPVDLCRLDVYPSDLSVDRMLTALHDALLKGDEKRKDVLFGRRVPQFRDGKTEYIGNNEAQNAAVNLAVNAEDCALVHGPPGTGKTYTIARTIRALVERGDRVLLTAFTNRAVDNALEALRDQGFEDIIRVGTENGVRGDMQDLRLVRGGDPNERAAELTQASVVAATTASCGSRILREQAFDVALVDEASQLTEPGTLAALNLAERFVLVGDHEQLPPVVRAENDLQQSLFERLIDTYPEASVMLDRQYRMAQRIQAFSSAEFYAGRLRPATGEVAAQRLSDLPGVDESALPEQLRGGVSFVDPSGRREGNANPVEADRVAEVVESFVAAGVDPDDIGVIAPFRAQVAELTKRLDVTVDTVDRFQGSSEEVIVVSFVATGELDGPLFEDYRRVNVALTRAKKSLVLVGDAEALESDAFYARMLDWAR, encoded by the coding sequence GTGAACGTACGCGGTCAAATCCTCGCCGTCGACGGTCCCCGAACGGTCGAGACGAAGTACGGCGAGCGCAACGTCGCCGATCTCTCGGTCCGGCCGACGGGTGAGGACGCCGAAGCGCTGCTCGACGGCGACGAGTCGGTGACGGTGACGCTCTGGGGCAAGTGGACCCACACCGCCGAGCACGCCGAGGCGGGGATGGAGCTGCTCCTGACCGAGGCGGAGCCGAACGAATTTCAGGGCGAGGTGAGCTACACGACCGGTTCGGACTCCTACGTCGTGCTCGAACCCGGCTTCCTCGTCAACGTGACCGACATCCGTTCGTGGGTGCAGTGCCCGCGGATGTACTACCTGAACAAGCTCTCGGGTGTTCCCCTCAACTACCCCGTCGTCAAGGGGACCATCGTCCACGAGGTGTTCGGCGACCTCCTTCGGGGGTGTGACCTCGACGACGCCATCGCCGACCGCGTCGCGGAGGCGGGCCTCCAACTCGGCTTGCTCGGCCGCGAGCGCACCGAAGTGGAAGACGAGGTGCGGCGCAACGCCGCCGCCATCGAGGGGTGGCTGGCGCAGGGAACGCTCACCGACGAAGACGAGTGGCGCTCGGAGTACACGCTCATCAGTCCCACCTTCGGCGTGAAGGGTCGCGCCGACGCGCTCCGCCGCGGGTCGCCCGTCGAACTCAAGACGGGGAAGAACCTCAAGCGCGACCCCCGATTCCAAGACAAGATTCAGGCGGCCTGCTACGCGCTGCTGCTCGAAGAGCGCGGCGTCCCCGTCGACACGGGAACGTTGCTCTACACGAAGAACACGGCGCTGGACCGCTCTGAGGAGACCGGCGACCTCTCGCCCGCCAAGGACTTCTCCATCGGGAAAGGCCTGCTCGACTTCGTCGTCCGCACCCGCAACGAGATCGCCGCGATGGAGTACCACGGCGACGTCCCGACGGGGTTCGAGGCGGACGCGAAGTGCCAGTACTGCTTCGAACAGGACACCTGCATGGTCGTCTCCGGCCGCCTCGACCAGCGCTCGAAAGCCGGCCAGATAGGCAAGCCGCTCCCGGACGACGAACTCAATTACTTCCGCCGATTGTACGACGCCATCGAGGAGGAGCGCCGCGAGACGCACGAGGAGTACCGCAAGCTCTGGGAGCAAACCGCGGAAGAACGCGCGGACGACGACAGAGCGGTCATCGGCCTCGAACCGCTGAGTCGCCGTGAGTTACCGAGCGGGCGCTGGGAACTCCGCGCGAGAAAGACCGACGACGCCGTCTCGAAGCTCCGCGAGGGCGACGTGGCGCTCGCCTCCGACGGTGATCCGGTGGCGGGCCACGCCGAACTCTGCCGAATCCAGACGCTCGGCGAGGAGGTCGTCGTCACCACCGACGAACCCGTCGACCTGTGCCGTCTCGACGTCTACCCCTCGGACCTCTCGGTCGACCGAATGCTGACGGCACTGCACGACGCGCTGCTGAAGGGCGACGAAAAGCGAAAAGACGTGCTGTTCGGCCGACGAGTACCCCAGTTCCGCGACGGCAAGACCGAGTACATCGGCAACAACGAGGCGCAGAACGCAGCGGTCAATTTAGCGGTCAACGCCGAGGACTGCGCGCTCGTCCACGGCCCGCCCGGCACGGGGAAGACGTACACCATCGCCCGGACGATTCGTGCGCTAGTCGAACGGGGCGACCGAGTGCTGCTCACCGCCTTTACGAACCGCGCCGTCGACAACGCGCTCGAAGCGTTGCGCGACCAGGGGTTCGAGGATATCATCAGAGTCGGCACCGAAAACGGCGTCCGCGGCGATATGCAGGACCTTCGTCTCGTCCGCGGCGGCGACCCGAACGAGCGCGCGGCGGAGCTCACGCAGGCCTCCGTCGTCGCCGCCACCACGGCCTCCTGCGGCTCTCGCATCCTCCGCGAGCAGGCGTTCGACGTGGCGCTCGTCGACGAGGCGTCGCAGCTCACCGAACCCGGGACGCTCGCGGCGCTCAACCTCGCCGAGCGGTTCGTCCTCGTCGGCGACCACGAGCAACTGCCGCCGGTCGTCCGCGCGGAGAACGACCTCCAGCAGTCGCTGTTCGAGCGTCTCATCGACACCTACCCGGAGGCGTCGGTGATGCTCGACCGGCAGTATCGGATGGCGCAGCGGATTCAGGCGTTCTCCTCGGCCGAGTTCTATGCTGGTCGGTTGCGCCCGGCGACGGGCGAAGTCGCCGCGCAACGACTCTCGGACCTCCCGGGCGTCGACGAGTCCGCGCTCCCGGAGCAACTCCGCGGCGGCGTCTCCTTCGTCGACCCAAGCGGTCGGCGCGAGGGCAACGCCAACCCCGTCGAAGCCGACCGGGTCGCAGAAGTCGTCGAGTCGTTCGTCGCGGCGGGCGTCGACCCCGACGACATCGGCGTCATCGCCCCGTTCCGCGCGCAGGTCGCCGAGCTCACGAAGCGCCTCGACGTGACCGTCGACACCGTCGACCGCTTTCAGGGGTCCAGCGAGGAGGTCATCGTCGTCTCCTTCGTCGCCACCGGCGAGTTGGACGGCCCGTTGTTCGAGGACTACCGCCGGGTGAACGTCGCGCTCACGCGGGCGAAGAAGTCGCTCGTCCTCGTCGGCGACGCCGAGGCGTTGGAGTCCGACGCGTTCTACGCGCGGATGCTCGACTGGGCGCGGTGA
- a CDS encoding DUF6789 family protein has translation MSNGSDNPAMTDTGVTQETSDQETGLSLDMVTVAAGAGFGGMVAMTPILVVGILLGVLEPSAFAGLAEIVMLGDSFPIGSFIFVAGGMTTLPLLFVSLAVFLPGKTLARRGVSYATIVWTGFAIAFYSQQTGATLAGYLVLTLVAHWVYGYVLGLLYDRYAAVPQYEV, from the coding sequence ATGTCGAACGGTTCTGACAACCCGGCGATGACAGACACCGGTGTAACCCAAGAGACCTCAGACCAGGAGACGGGACTGAGCCTCGACATGGTCACCGTCGCCGCCGGGGCCGGGTTCGGCGGGATGGTGGCGATGACGCCGATACTCGTCGTCGGCATCCTCTTGGGGGTGCTCGAACCGTCGGCGTTCGCGGGGCTGGCCGAGATCGTGATGCTCGGCGATAGCTTCCCCATCGGGTCGTTCATCTTCGTCGCCGGTGGGATGACGACGTTGCCGCTGCTGTTCGTCTCGCTGGCGGTGTTCCTCCCCGGAAAGACGCTCGCGCGCCGCGGCGTCTCCTACGCGACCATCGTCTGGACCGGGTTCGCCATCGCGTTCTACTCCCAGCAGACGGGCGCGACGCTGGCGGGTTATCTCGTGCTCACGCTCGTCGCCCACTGGGTGTACGGCTACGTCCTCGGCCTGCTGTACGACCGCTACGCGGCGGTTCCGCAGTACGAAGTCTGA
- a CDS encoding ATP-dependent helicase produces MSGRELLAASDIDFDPETATIEDESVLDLLEPSVREWWVDEFGEYVPGNGGFFTPPQREAVPLIHERKNALICAPTGSGKTLASFTAIINELFRRDRERAGGLENSVYCLYVSPLKSLANDIHRNLEVPLEGISERMADRGVDTEIRHAIRHGDTDSAERQKMLKETPHILNTTPETLAILLNSPKFKKKLETVEYVVVDEIHSLAENKRGTHLSVSLERLETLAESSPTRIGCSATVEPLSTMAEFLVGEENGETREYEIVDTRFVRDFDIRLECPTDDLIDTPREVVQARFYDRLHELVDSHTNTLVFTNTRSGAERVLQNLRERFPDSFDESNSGCHHGSLSKDRRHEIERQLKAGELDVVTTSTSLELGIDMPHIDLVVQVGSPKSVASLLQRIGRAGHRLGQTVQGRVIALDRDELVECAVMLKKAEEGFVDRVFVPENAYDVASQHVYGMAINGVKREADVKATLRRAYPYRNFSDVEWERLMAYLTADYAGLEEKNVYAKIWRDTNDAPDGEHHYEEFDVGEPLIGKRGRLARVIYMTNIGTIPDSFTCDVYVRGSKEWVGNLDESYLDTLEKGDVFVLGGSNFEFSYRRGSKVYVDPTSARPTVPSWFSERLPLSYDLGREILTFQDELLSRLASGGRPGVRTWLREFPMDENSVRAVARTFDEQVRYGGPEAVSTDSRLAVEEVLDREEYRRNFYVHSNYGRKFNDGLSRLVAARCARRSNANVKVAVADNGFSISMPLNRKVDVADAIRSLDPETVREELRRALTGTDLLKRYFRINATRSLMILKRYKGYEKTAAQQQVSSEMLLSFARDLDSFAVIEETYREIVEDKLNVAGIAEVLRGVQTGDVSVTHRELYSPSPRAFGLATLMASDVVLAEDESAVLREFHARVLDELGEDDEIERLRSDVTGTDD; encoded by the coding sequence ATGAGTGGCCGGGAGCTGTTGGCGGCGTCGGATATCGATTTCGACCCCGAGACGGCGACCATCGAAGACGAGTCGGTGCTCGACCTGTTGGAGCCGTCGGTCCGCGAGTGGTGGGTCGACGAGTTCGGCGAGTACGTCCCCGGCAACGGCGGCTTCTTCACCCCGCCGCAGCGCGAGGCAGTACCGCTCATCCACGAGCGAAAGAACGCGCTCATCTGCGCGCCGACGGGGTCGGGAAAGACCCTGGCCTCCTTCACCGCCATCATCAACGAACTGTTCCGGCGGGACAGGGAGCGGGCAGGAGGATTGGAGAACTCGGTGTACTGCCTCTACGTCTCGCCGCTGAAGTCGCTGGCCAACGACATCCACCGGAATCTGGAGGTGCCACTGGAAGGAATCTCCGAGCGGATGGCCGACCGGGGCGTCGACACCGAGATTCGCCACGCCATCCGCCACGGCGATACCGACTCCGCCGAGCGGCAGAAGATGCTGAAGGAGACGCCGCACATCCTCAACACGACGCCGGAGACGCTCGCCATCCTGCTGAACTCGCCGAAGTTCAAAAAGAAGTTGGAGACCGTCGAGTACGTCGTCGTCGACGAGATTCACAGCCTCGCCGAGAACAAGCGCGGAACGCATCTGTCGGTGTCGCTCGAACGCCTCGAAACCCTCGCCGAGTCGTCGCCGACGCGCATCGGCTGTTCGGCCACCGTCGAACCGCTGTCGACGATGGCGGAGTTCCTCGTCGGCGAGGAGAACGGCGAGACCCGCGAGTACGAGATCGTCGACACGCGGTTCGTCCGCGACTTCGACATCCGACTCGAGTGTCCGACCGACGACCTCATCGACACGCCCAGAGAGGTCGTGCAGGCTCGGTTCTACGACCGCCTGCACGAGCTCGTCGACTCGCACACGAACACGCTCGTGTTCACGAACACCCGGTCGGGCGCAGAGCGGGTGTTGCAGAATCTTCGGGAGCGATTCCCCGACTCGTTCGACGAGTCGAACTCCGGATGCCACCACGGGTCGCTCTCGAAGGACCGCCGACACGAGATCGAACGGCAGTTGAAAGCGGGCGAGTTGGACGTCGTCACCACGTCGACGAGCCTCGAACTCGGCATCGACATGCCGCACATCGACCTCGTCGTGCAGGTGGGGTCGCCGAAATCCGTCGCCTCGCTGCTGCAGCGAATCGGCCGGGCGGGCCACCGCCTCGGCCAGACGGTGCAGGGCCGCGTTATCGCGCTGGACCGCGACGAACTCGTCGAGTGCGCGGTGATGCTCAAGAAAGCCGAGGAGGGGTTCGTCGACCGGGTGTTCGTCCCCGAGAACGCCTACGACGTGGCGAGCCAGCACGTGTACGGCATGGCGATAAACGGCGTGAAGCGCGAGGCGGACGTGAAGGCGACGCTCCGACGGGCGTACCCGTACCGCAACTTTTCGGACGTCGAGTGGGAGCGACTGATGGCGTACCTCACCGCCGACTACGCGGGACTGGAAGAGAAGAACGTCTACGCGAAAATCTGGCGCGACACCAACGACGCGCCCGACGGTGAGCACCACTACGAGGAGTTCGACGTGGGCGAACCGCTCATCGGCAAGCGCGGGCGGTTGGCGCGCGTCATCTACATGACGAACATCGGCACCATTCCGGACTCGTTCACCTGCGACGTGTACGTCCGCGGGTCGAAGGAGTGGGTCGGCAACCTCGACGAGAGCTACCTCGACACGCTGGAGAAGGGCGACGTGTTCGTTCTCGGCGGGTCGAACTTCGAGTTCAGCTACCGCCGCGGGTCGAAAGTGTACGTCGACCCCACGTCGGCGCGGCCGACGGTCCCCTCGTGGTTCTCCGAGCGCCTCCCGCTGTCGTACGACCTCGGTCGCGAGATTCTGACGTTCCAGGACGAACTGCTCTCACGTCTTGCCAGCGGCGGTCGACCCGGCGTGCGCACGTGGCTCCGCGAGTTCCCGATGGACGAAAACAGCGTCCGCGCCGTCGCGCGGACGTTCGACGAGCAGGTGCGCTACGGCGGCCCCGAGGCGGTGAGCACCGACTCCCGGCTCGCCGTCGAGGAGGTGCTCGACCGCGAGGAGTACCGTCGCAACTTCTACGTCCACTCGAACTACGGCCGGAAGTTCAACGACGGCCTCTCGCGGCTCGTCGCCGCCCGCTGCGCCCGACGCTCGAACGCGAACGTCAAAGTCGCCGTCGCCGACAACGGTTTCAGCATCTCGATGCCGCTGAACCGGAAAGTAGACGTGGCGGACGCGATTCGGTCGTTGGACCCCGAAACCGTCCGCGAGGAGCTTCGGCGGGCGCTCACCGGAACGGACCTCCTGAAGCGCTACTTCCGAATCAACGCGACGCGCTCGTTGATGATTCTGAAGCGCTACAAGGGGTACGAGAAGACCGCCGCCCAGCAGCAGGTGTCCTCGGAGATGCTGCTGTCGTTCGCGCGGGATCTCGACTCGTTCGCCGTGATAGAGGAGACCTATCGAGAGATAGTCGAGGACAAACTCAACGTCGCCGGGATAGCCGAGGTGCTTCGGGGGGTACAGACGGGCGACGTGAGCGTGACCCACCGCGAACTGTACTCGCCGTCGCCGCGGGCGTTCGGCCTCGCCACGCTGATGGCCAGCGACGTAGTGCTCGCCGAGGACGAGTCGGCGGTACTCAGGGAGTTCCACGCGCGCGTCCTCGACGAACTCGGCGAGGACGACGAAATCGAACGGCTCCGCTCGGACGTCACCGGAACCGACGACTGA
- a CDS encoding 50S ribosomal protein L11, translating to MAGTIEVLVPGGQANPGPPLGPELGPTPVDVQAVVQEINEQTDAFDGMEVPVTVDYEDDGSFEISVGVPPTTALIKDEAGFETGSGTPQSEFVADLSVEQVKKIAEQKSSDLLAYDVKNAAKEVGGTCVTLGVTIEGENARTFKQRVDDGEYDDVLADEATA from the coding sequence ATGGCTGGAACTATCGAAGTGCTCGTCCCCGGCGGGCAGGCCAACCCCGGTCCGCCGCTCGGCCCGGAACTCGGCCCGACGCCGGTGGACGTGCAGGCCGTCGTACAGGAGATTAACGAACAGACCGACGCGTTCGACGGCATGGAAGTCCCCGTCACCGTCGACTACGAGGACGACGGCTCGTTCGAAATCTCCGTCGGTGTGCCGCCGACTACGGCGCTCATCAAAGACGAGGCGGGCTTCGAGACCGGCAGCGGAACTCCGCAGTCGGAGTTCGTCGCCGACCTCTCGGTCGAGCAGGTCAAGAAGATCGCCGAACAGAAGAGTTCGGACCTGCTCGCCTACGACGTGAAAAACGCCGCCAAGGAAGTCGGCGGCACCTGCGTCACCCTCGGCGTCACTATCGAGGGCGAGAACGCCCGCACGTTCAAACAGCGCGTCGACGACGGCGAGTACGACGACGTGCTCGCCGACGAAGCGACGGCGTAG